TGTCGCTGCGTAACCAATACTGATAACATCAGCACCGTATTCTCGCGCGCCAGCCGCAGCCGCATCAAGAAGTACTGAGCCGGTTGTTCTGGAATCTCGGCCAATAAGGATACAATCGGCCCCATTAATCGCAACAGCGCGTCCAATCTCAAGCGCTAAGTCCGCCGTAATCTGCTCCCCAAATTCACCTCGTACACCACTTGTGCCAAACATATCTGAATGCTACAATAGCAAGCATTACAGGTGTTTCGAGGGAGACACAAAAATAGTGACTAGCAGGAGATCTCAAATTAACGATCAGGAGTCAACAGTGTGCCCATCGACATATGGAAGATCAGCTGCTGTCTGTTCAACCTTAGAGAGGTTAGAATACATGAGCGTTGTTGTATCCCAGATTCCTTCAACTAATGCCTCCTGCATTGCTTGATCAATATGAACATCAATTTCGGTGTCATTATACGCAACAACGGCGTTCTCGACGTCGATAGTAACAGACTCTTCAGGATTTGCCTCAATCCAGTCCTGAAGCTTGCTGACAGTCTCGTGGTCAGTTGTAACAGCCGGGATGCCAAGTGACTTGCAGTTGTCTTTGAAGATTTCAGCAAACGATTCACCAACGACACCATCAATTCCCCAGCGCATCATGGCCTGTGGAGCATGTTCGCGGGATGAACCACAGCCAAAGTTGTCATTAACAACAGCGATGTTTGCACCAGAGTGGACATTTATTGGATGGTCGTTTAGCTCACCATCTTCATCGCGCCGAGCATCATAGAACAGATAGTCATCCATCGACTCGAATGTTACTTCCTTCATAAATCGAGCCGGTAAGATTTGGTCAGTGTCAATATCATCACCGCGAATCGGAACACCAGGACCAGTAACGGTCGTAACGGCCAGAGATTCAGATTCCATGTCAGTCATTAGTCAGCCACCTCCTCAGCATCCTCAGTGACAGGTTGATTTGTTGGACGATTCGTAAGATGTCGTACATCAGTTACTTCGCCTTTAACGGCTGCTGCAGCGACCATTGCTGGACTCATCAATACGGTTCGTCCATCTTTGGACCCCTGCCGGCCGATGAAGTTTCGGTTTGAGGAGGACGCACAGACTTCATCGCCAACAAGAGAGTCGTCGTTCATTGCTAAGCACATCGAGCAGCCAGCACGGCGCCATTCGAACCCGGCGTCAATGAAGACTTCATCGATGCCACGCCGTTCAAGTTCCTTACGGACAGACTCGGATCCAGGAACAGCAAGTGCACGAACATCATCCGCAACAGTTTTGCCATCAAGAATCTCAGCGGCTCGTTCAAAGTCTGAGACACGGCCATTGGTGCAGGTGCCCAAGAAAGCAACATCGATTGGGAACCCGTCCATGGTTTCGCCTGGTTCATGGCCCATATGGTCATATGCTTTTTCGGCTGCCTCCTGCTGTGTTCGAGAATCAAGCGAATCTGGTTCAGGAAGTGGCTCATCAATTGCGACAACTTGCCCAGGGTTAACCCCCCACGTTACCATTGGTTTGAGGTTGCCAGCATCAATTGTAACAACATCATCATATTCAGCATCTTCATCAGAGCGAATTGATTCCCAGTATTCAACGAGTTCATCAAAATCGTCCCCACCAGGAACGTATTCACGTCCCTGAAGGTACTCGTATGTTGTTTCATCGGGATTGATATATCCAGCGCGGGCACCACCCTCAATTGACATGTTACAGATGGCCATACGACCTTCCATGTCAAGTTCTTCGATTGCTGGACCACCATATTCGTATACGTGTCCAACACCACCATCAACGCCAAGCTTTTCGATAACCTTGAGGATGACATCTTTCGCATAAACATCCTCAGGGATCGATCCATTAACCTGAATACGGCGAACTTTTTGTTTGTCAGCAGCGATACAACCGGTTGCCAATACGTCCCTAATTTGGCTGGTTCCAATCCCAACACCGATAGATCCAAATGCACCGTGGGTAGCTGTATGCGAGTCACCACAAGCAACGACCATGCCTGGCTGTGTGAGTCCAAGTTCTGGTGCTACGACGTGAGTGATCCCTTGTTTGTCTGAGTCAAGTCCAAAGAAGGTAATCCCCGCTTCGGATACATTCTCTTCAAGCGCAGACAGCATTGTCTCAGCCTCATCGTCGTTGAGTGGGCGTTTGCGTTTTTCAGTTTCTGTGGGGACAATATGATCTGTCGTTGCAAAGGTTCGGTTAGGATAGGCAACCTGTAGGTCTCGTTCCTTGAGCATTGAGAATGCTTGCGGGCTAGTAACCTCATGCATCAAGTGAAGACCAATGAACAACTGGTCTTGACCATTCGGCAGTGTAGTCACTCGGTGACGCTCCCAGACCTTATCATATAGTGTATTTTCACTCATTGTCTTCTTCCCATGCAAACAGTTCACGCAGGCGTTCACCTACGTCTTCGATCTCACGGTTGCGTTCCTGTTCATACAGCTGCTTGTAACTTGGACGGCCAGTTTGATTCTCATTAAT
This portion of the Salinarchaeum sp. IM2453 genome encodes:
- the leuC gene encoding 3-isopropylmalate dehydratase large subunit; amino-acid sequence: MSENTLYDKVWERHRVTTLPNGQDQLFIGLHLMHEVTSPQAFSMLKERDLQVAYPNRTFATTDHIVPTETEKRKRPLNDDEAETMLSALEENVSEAGITFFGLDSDKQGITHVVAPELGLTQPGMVVACGDSHTATHGAFGSIGVGIGTSQIRDVLATGCIAADKQKVRRIQVNGSIPEDVYAKDVILKVIEKLGVDGGVGHVYEYGGPAIEELDMEGRMAICNMSIEGGARAGYINPDETTYEYLQGREYVPGGDDFDELVEYWESIRSDEDAEYDDVVTIDAGNLKPMVTWGVNPGQVVAIDEPLPEPDSLDSRTQQEAAEKAYDHMGHEPGETMDGFPIDVAFLGTCTNGRVSDFERAAEILDGKTVADDVRALAVPGSESVRKELERRGIDEVFIDAGFEWRRAGCSMCLAMNDDSLVGDEVCASSSNRNFIGRQGSKDGRTVLMSPAMVAAAAVKGEVTDVRHLTNRPTNQPVTEDAEEVAD
- a CDS encoding 3-isopropylmalate dehydratase small subunit 2, whose translation is MESESLAVTTVTGPGVPIRGDDIDTDQILPARFMKEVTFESMDDYLFYDARRDEDGELNDHPINVHSGANIAVVNDNFGCGSSREHAPQAMMRWGIDGVVGESFAEIFKDNCKSLGIPAVTTDHETVSKLQDWIEANPEESVTIDVENAVVAYNDTEIDVHIDQAMQEALVEGIWDTTTLMYSNLSKVEQTAADLPYVDGHTVDS